The following proteins are co-located in the Candidatus Woesearchaeota archaeon genome:
- a CDS encoding HAD-IA family hydrolase yields the protein MEYAFNSFGHENILSAHKTTIEFTKDKELTLNGDCIVGVTSDFDFFGLMGLIEFSIKNRIKKIKLTISANSLKEDVICDLNEGFSSNHEIVLRKSDFLSERTLGINANKAAIDLSRDFINKIKNKNQKIRIKITPLSIKCFIFDFDDTLEEFKNARDYSHKKIDGYVLKKYKIRDFSKILHDINSYFTSRAFKEKNTGLYDRRLWLKAAFGKLKIKKTEIEKLNRMYWKFIIQKIKPMQHAKDVLKNLKKKKYRLAIITDPDETKIQRIKKIGIYGFFDLIVKGEDVNTTKPDRKFYTYLFKKLKLKPEECVMIGDRPTFDLEPAKKLGLVTVWLNRGKVEGHEKPPYVDYEVADLNEILNIFT from the coding sequence ATGGAGTATGCCTTCAATTCTTTTGGCCATGAAAATATCTTATCAGCGCACAAAACAACAATAGAATTCACAAAAGACAAAGAGCTGACATTAAATGGAGACTGTATTGTTGGCGTTACTTCAGATTTTGATTTTTTTGGATTAATGGGATTAATTGAATTTTCAATAAAAAATAGAATTAAGAAAATAAAGCTAACAATTAGCGCAAATAGCCTGAAAGAAGATGTTATTTGCGATTTAAATGAAGGTTTTTCCAGCAATCACGAAATTGTGCTCAGAAAATCGGATTTTTTGTCTGAAAGAACGCTTGGGATAAACGCAAACAAGGCAGCCATTGATTTAAGCAGGGACTTTATCAATAAAATTAAGAATAAAAACCAAAAAATAAGAATAAAAATCACTCCTTTAAGCATAAAATGCTTTATCTTTGATTTTGACGATACTTTAGAGGAATTCAAGAATGCGAGGGATTATTCACATAAAAAAATCGACGGGTATGTTCTTAAAAAATACAAAATAAGAGATTTTTCAAAAATTCTTCATGACATAAACAGCTATTTTACTTCCAGGGCATTTAAAGAAAAAAACACAGGGCTGTATGACCGCAGATTATGGCTGAAAGCAGCATTTGGCAAATTAAAAATCAAAAAAACCGAAATTGAAAAATTAAATAGGATGTATTGGAAGTTCATAATCCAGAAAATAAAGCCAATGCAGCATGCAAAGGATGTTTTAAAGAATTTAAAAAAGAAAAAATACCGGCTTGCAATAATTACTGATCCAGACGAAACAAAGATTCAAAGAATTAAGAAAATAGGCATTTATGGCTTTTTTGATCTGATTGTCAAAGGAGAGGATGTGAATACAACAAAGCCTGACAGGAAATTCTACACTTATCTTTTCAAAAAGCTGAAATTAAAGCCTGAAGAGTGCGTGATGATTGGTGACCGCCCTACATTTGATCTTGAGCCTGCGAAAAAGCTTGGCTTGGTTACAGTATGGCTCAATAGGGGCAAAGTCGAAGGTCATGAAAAGCCGCCTTACGTAGACTATGAGGTAGCCGATCTTAATGAAATACTCAATATCTTTA